One window of the Zea mays cultivar B73 chromosome 3, Zm-B73-REFERENCE-NAM-5.0, whole genome shotgun sequence genome contains the following:
- the LOC100286079 gene encoding Transcription factor bHLH121, with product MSSSGPLPATGTHHGSQRAECKSQGSTSARKVQKADREKMRRDKLNEQFQDLGNALDPDRPRNDKATILGDTIQMLKDLTTQVNKLKAEYTSLSEEACELTQEKNELRDEKASLKSEVDNLNNQYQQRMRVLYPWVGMEPSVVMGPPPAYPYPVPVPIPSGAVPMHPQLQTYHFFHSQASGTIQNTCIPYMAYTQPCHPPTDQPSNQLNTPVAHSSSHRSNSPAQDCRSKSSTLQQPSCGVRSSDAGDIATDLELKTPGSSCQSHAEIAYNDSSSDLKTKKHCIKQINDCTLTESSSSSRCSSNGPPDVSNSAIDE from the exons ATGTCTTCGTCGGGGCCTTTGCCGGCGACCGGAACCCACCACGGCAG TCAAAGGGCAGAGTGTAAATCCCAGGGTTCCACTTCTGCACGCAAGGTACAAAAGGCTGATCGTGAGAAGATGCGAAGAGATAAATTAAACGAGCAGTTCCAGGACTTGGGAAATGCACTTG ATCCAGACCGTCCCAGGAACGATAAGGCAACTATACTTGGTGACACAATCCAGATGCTGAAAGATTTGACTACTCAGGTGAACAAGCTGAAAGCTGAATACACGTCACTTTCTGAAGAAGCGTGTGAG TTAACACAAGAAAAGAATGAGCTTAGAGATGAGAAAGCTTCACTGAAATCTGAGGTTGATAATTTGAATAATCAGTATCAGCAACGAATGCGGGTGCTATACCCATGGGTTGGAATGGAGCCTTCTGTTGTCATGGGGCCACCTCCTGCATATCCCTACCCAGTCCCAGTTCCAATACCCTCTGGTGCTGTACCCATGCATCCGCAGTTGCAAACATACCACTTCTTCCACAGTCAAGCTTCTGGAACCATCCAAAACACATGCATCCCTTACATGGCATATACACAACCCTGCCATCCTCCCACTGATCAGCCGTCTAACCAACTTAATACTCCAGTTGCCCATTCAAGTAGTCATAGGTCTAACTCTCCAGCTCAAGACTGTAGAAGCAAGTCATCTACATTGCAGCAACCAAGCTGTGGAGTGAGAAGCAGTGATGCTGGTGATATTGCTACTGATCTGGAATTGAAGACTCCTGGTTCTTCATGTCAATCACATGCAGAGATTGCTTACaac GATTCCTCTTCGGATTTGAAAACAAAGAAGCATTGCATAAAGCAGATTAATGATTGCACTCTCACTGAAAGCAGTAGTTCAAGCAGATGCTCTTCCAATGGTCCCCCAGATGTTTCTAATAGTGCTATTGATGAATAA